A genome region from Anastrepha ludens isolate Willacy chromosome 3, idAnaLude1.1, whole genome shotgun sequence includes the following:
- the LOC128856745 gene encoding uncharacterized protein LOC128856745 has protein sequence MSCPNLEHYSSTMESDCSVLCHNDDSSTNAFSDSGSEFCMSGKSSTSEEYSEEEEEDIKRLSRKRTRSRYTYQNKKQQKQKSLRNSGASYTSLSKSKKEVNARCIRPPCGAKCRLRCNALISESMRLDSYSIYTPDQYTSLIATAKKTGPAYKVRELSYEAFNDLKALQEEWGHNFSTNKDNQKVIWRDIKVLQVNKENPHSFFYKTSYKDIDFQEVCLRNNLKPWSCINLCAIYSERLSLPQIKQKDIKELVDKNHIPKNFYESYNKYLFIT, from the exons ATGTCTTGCCCAAATCTTGAACATTACTCAAGCACAATGGAAAGTGATTGTAGTGTGCTTTGTCACAATGATGATAGTAGTACTAATGCATTTAGTGACTCAGGGAGTGAATTTTGTATGTCCGGAAAAAGCAGCACCTCGGAAGAATactcagaagaagaagaagaagatataaaaAGATTAAGTAGGAAGAGAACACGTTCTAGATATACATATCAAAACAAGaaacaacagaaacaaaaatctTTAAGAAACTCTGGAGCCTCTTATACATCACTTTCCAAGTCGAAAAAAGAAGTAAATGCCAGATGTATAAGGCCACCCTGCGGAGCAAAGTGCCGACTTCGATGCAATGCACTAATTTCCGAATCGATGCGCCTTGATAGTTATTCCATTTATACGCCAGACCAATACACAAGTCTAATAGCAACTGCAAAAAAGACTGGCCCCGCATATAAAGTTCGAGAATTGTCATATGAAGCGTTTAACGATTTAAAGGCTCTTCAAGAAGAGTGGGGTcacaatttttctacaaataaagACAATCAGAAAGTGATATGGCGTGATATTAAAGTTCTCCAAGTCAATAAAGAAAAcccacattcatttttttataaaacatcttaTAAAGATATCGACTTTCAGGAAGTGTGTTTAAGAAACAACTTAAAGCCTTGGAGTTGCATCAA cttATGTGCAATTTATTCGGAAAGGCTATCGCTTCcacaaataaagcaaaagg